The Priestia koreensis genomic interval TGAAACGGAATCATTGGAACCCCCTTTTGAATAAATGGATTTTCTTCATTTTAAAGCAAAAAAAGGCCAAGTTCCTTTCAGGATGGAAACTTGGCCGTTCTAACTGATGCAGTCGCTCTAGGTTGTTTGGAACGCAAGGTGCGAGACTCCTGCGGGATTAGCGTGACAGGTGAGACCCCGCAGAGGAGCGAGGAGGCTCACCGCACGCCCCGCGGAAAGCGAAGCGACCTGGCGTGGAAATCAACCGACTCCGTTATGAACGCAATCCTTTACGGACTTTTTCAGTGGCCTCCAAAAAGACCCCTTGTTTTTGATAAACGAGGGGTCTTTTTGTTATGTATCAATCGTTATCGCGAAGTTTTGCATCTAGCACGAATGTGCCAAATGGAATAACGGACGCTACGACTGCACCGATAGCTGACACAAACGACCATTTTTTTACGAACGTCACATGAGCAACAGCTAATAAAAACAGAACAAAAAATAAACCGTGTAAAGCACCAACAACAGATACTGCCTGAGGAATATCAAACATATATTTCAACGGCATCGCAATCCCCAGTAGCAACAAATATGAGATTCCCTCAATAATTCCGACAAAGCGTAAACGCCCAACAGCAGTTGCAAGCATAGGTCATCCTCCTATCACTATTCTTATTCTTATTATATACAAGCATCCTACCTCTTTAATACTAGATTGTTGAAATATTAACGGGATTGCCACAATTTCGTCTTTCGCTCCCGTTATTGCTTGACGAACAGCTTGGAAGACGTCTTATCCCTTACAGAGTAAAAAAATTAACGCAGAGCATCGATCTGAAATAATCTCGTCAGCTCCTTTTTATACAAAATATTCCAAAATAATTCTCATGACCTAAAATGGAGGCGGGTTTTTCAGAAAATTAAGGTGCTAAAAATGCTACTTTATACCTTTATAAGAATATTTAACCATTTTTCTTTACGTGATCTTTACAATTCCCTAAACGTACAGTAATACGTATCGGTGTATAATATTAACATATTACTGTAATGAAGGGAGAGGAACAAATGAGTGTAATGAAGGAAATTCTAGCGCACAATGAAATGTTTACAGCTGAGAAAAGGTACGAGGTATTTACGACGACGAAATTTCCGAATAAGAAGCTTGTTATTTTGACCTGCATGGATACGCGTTTACTTGAGCTACTGCCACAAGCATTGGGACTTAAAAACGGTGACGTGAAGCTGATTAAAAACGCAGGTGCGATTGTTTCTCATCCTTTTGACAGCGTGATGAGGAGTATACTTGTCGCTTTTTATGAATTAAACGCTGAAGAAATTTGTGTCATTGGTCACCATGAATGTGGAATGGGCAGTTTACAAGCAGAGGGTTTTTTAGAAAAAACGAAACAGCAAGGCATCCCTAATGAGCAAATTAATACGTTACTGAAT includes:
- a CDS encoding beta-class carbonic anhydrase produces the protein MSVMKEILAHNEMFTAEKRYEVFTTTKFPNKKLVILTCMDTRLLELLPQALGLKNGDVKLIKNAGAIVSHPFDSVMRSILVAFYELNAEEICVIGHHECGMGSLQAEGFLEKTKQQGIPNEQINTLLNAGIDLKTWLTGFDCVKESVQSSVEVIQSHPLLPNDVPVHGMVIHPKTGKLDVIVNGYGNVDESQRVEGMRY
- a CDS encoding DUF3817 domain-containing protein, whose product is MLATAVGRLRFVGIIEGISYLLLLGIAMPLKYMFDIPQAVSVVGALHGLFFVLFLLAVAHVTFVKKWSFVSAIGAVVASVIPFGTFVLDAKLRDND